A window of Sebastes umbrosus isolate fSebUmb1 chromosome 3, fSebUmb1.pri, whole genome shotgun sequence contains these coding sequences:
- the LOC119484601 gene encoding phospholipid-transporting ATPase ABCA1-like isoform X5 encodes MSVSTQLGLLLWKNFTYRRRQTIQLLIEIIWPLFIFFILISVRIHYPPYEQHECHFPNKAMPSAGTLPWMQGIICNANNPCFRNPTPGESPGVVGNFNDSIISRLFLDAKKILLYTQNDRSYDGYKGLLRALRKLQKNTASFKLKDFLQDNETLSHFLHHNASLPRHALKQIVEADVNLEKVLTKGFGFHLRDLCNTTPLEEFVHIADRNVSRLTQEIICKSSSDWLDKAQSHFLSNLDFFKPIRKDVQSDPKVVQEVSAATDNLLESLGALAVELASMKSWKDMRKEILYLNANATGSPNQMYQAVSRIVCGHPEGGGLKIKSLNWYEDNNYKALFGSHGNDSDNEPLSAYDNSSTPYCNNMMRSLESSPISRMIWRALKPLLMGKILYTPDTPATQRIIHEVNKTFQELGVLRDLGGMWEEMKPKVWNFMENGEEMDMVRTLLQNKASAAFFNAQLSGTEWRVSDVSAFLTKVSEDQRPAGSAYTWRDVFNETDQAIQTISRFMECVNLDKLEPVANEERLVNKSMGLLNNQKFWAGIVFPDIARSNSTDLPPNINYKIRMDIDNVERTNKIKDGYWDPGPRADPFEDLRYVWGGFSYLQDVIEHGIIRAITGTKEKTGIYVQQMPYPCYVDDIFLRVMSRSMPLFMTLAWMYSVAIIIKGVVYEKEARLKETMRIMGLNNGILWLSWFISSLIPLLISAGLLVMLLKMGNLLPYSDPGVVFLFLGSFGVVTIMQCFLISTLFSRANLAAACGGIIYFTLYLPYVLCVAWQDYVGFGAKIMVSLLSPVAFGFGCEYFALFEEQGVGIQWSNLLASPLEEDSYNLTTSICLMLFDAVLYGIMTWYIEAVFPGQYGIPRPWYFPFTKTYWCGEKENTNLSASLSKKGNAEAVCIEEEPDHIEPGVYIENLVKVYSHGNKLAVDGLSLRFYKGQITSFLGHNGAGKTTTMSILTGLFPPTSGTAYIHGKDIRSELSTIRQNLGVCPQHNVLFSMLTVEEHIWFYARLKGLPEEKVKTEMEQIVNDVGLPHKRHSRTNALSGGMQRKLSVALAFVGGSKVVILDEPTAGVDPYARRGIWDLLLKYRQGRTIILSTHHMDEADILGDRIAIISHGKLCCVGSSLFLKTQLGTGYYLTLVKRDYDLTLQSCRNSASTVSYSKKPEKDSVSESSSDAGLGSEPESETTTIDVSLISNVIFKHVHEARLVEDLGHEITYVLPYQSAKDGAFVELFHELDDRLTDLGISSYGISDTTLEEIFLKVAEDSGVDAVELSDGVVPTRIRRHHAFGDHQSCLKPFTEDDFDFNDSEGDPESRETDWLSGTDGKGSYQVKGWSLKRQQFVALLWKRFLYARRSRKGFFAQIVLPAVFVCIALVFSLIVPPFGKYPSLTLDPGMYGEQFSFISNDLPEDPHVNKLLGALTEKPGFGTRCMEGQPIPDSPCTAVEGEWSLPQVSESVKDIFDNGNWSMENPSPMCECSCGGRKRMLPECPAGAGGLPPPQMMISDKDTLQNLTSRNISDYLVKTYAQIIGKSLRNKIWVNEFRYGGFSLGARSSQFMAHTGDVDDAIAQLTKRFQLERGTAADRFFNSLSSFIQGLDTKNNVKIWFNNKGWHSMGSFLNVMNNGILRASLQADQDPTKFGITASNHPLNLTKEQLSQVALMTTSVDVLVSICVIFAMSFVPASFVVFLIQERVNKAKHMQFISGVQPLLYWLANFVWDMCNYIVPATLVIIIFICFQQDAYVSSTNLPVLALLLLLYGWSITPLMYPASFFFKIPSTAYVVLTSVNILIGINGSVSTFVLELFGSNEIGGINDILKNVFLIFPHFCLGRGLIDMVKNQAMADALERFGENRFRSPLAWDMVGKNLFAMAIEGLIFFIITVLIQYHFFFKARSSTSHLKPIGEEDEDVARERQRILSGGGKSDILELKELTKIYKRKQKPAVDRLCVGIPPGECFGLLGVNGAGKTSTFKMLTGDSVVTGGEAYLNGKSVTKEIDEVHQNMGYCPQFDAINDLLTGREHLEFYAILRGVPEKEVCEVAEWGIRKLGLVKYVDKSAGSYSGGNMRKLSTAIALIGGPPVVFLDEPTTGMDPKARRALWNAILSIIKEGRSVVLTSHSMEECEALCTRMAIMVNGRFRCLGSVQHLKNRFGDGYTIILRVTGPDPDLRPVMEFIERELPGSTLKEKHRNMLQYQLPTSLTSLARIFSLFSTNKEALSIEDYSVSQTTLDQVFVNFAKDQSDEDHLKDLHKRDAVVVDISKLNSFLTDNKTRESCV; translated from the exons ATGTCCGTCTCCACTCAGCTGGGTTTACTGCTTTGGAAGAACTTCACCTACCGACGGAGACAGACT ATCCAGCTGCTGATTGAGATCATCTGGCCCctgttcatcttcttcatccTGATCTCAGTCCGAATACATTATCCACCCTACGAGCAACATGAAT GCCATTTCCCTAACAAGGCCATGCCCTCAGCGGGTACCCTGCCCTGGATGCAAGGCATCATCTGTAACGCCAACAACCCCTGCTTCCGTAACCCTACGCCTGGCGAGAGTCCCGGGGTGGTGGGGAACTTCAATGATTCTAT AATCTCCCGTCTGTTCCTCGACGCCAAGAAGATCCTGCTCTACACTCAGAACGATAGAAGCTACGATGGCTACAAAGGGCTGCTGAGGGCCCTCAGGAAGCTGCAGAAGAACACTGCCA gtTTCAAGCTGAAGGACTTTTTGCAGGACAACGAGACCCTCTCCCACTTCCTGCACCACAACGCCTCCCTTCCTCGTCACGCGCTGAAGCAGATAGTGGAGGCCGACGTCAATCTGGAGAAG GTGCTGACTAAAGGTTTCGGCTTCCATCTCAGAGACCTCTGTAACACCACCCCCCTGGAGGAGTTCGTCCACATTGCCGACCGCAACGTGTCCCGTCTGACGCAAGAAATCATCTGCAAGTCCTCCAGTGATTGGCTGGACAAGGCCCAGAGCCACTTCCTGTCCAACTTGGACTTCTTCAAACCCATTCGG AAGGATGTGCAGTCGGACCCCAAAGTCGTCCAGGAGGTCTCAGCTGCAACCGACAATCTTCTGGAGAGCCTGGGAGCGCTGGCCGTGGAG CTTGCCAGCATGAAGAGTTGGAAGGACATGCGTAAGGAGATCCTGTATCTGAATGCGAATGCCACAGGCTCTCCAAACCAGATGTACCAAGCTGTGTCACGTATCGTGTGCGGACACCCCGAGGGAGGCGGCCTCAAAATCAAGTCTCTCAACTGGTATGAGGACAACAACTACAAGGCCCTGTTCGGTAGCCATGGCAACGACAGCGACAATGAACCCCTCTCAGCTTACGACAACTCTTCCA CTCCTTATTGTAACAACATGATGCGGAGCCTGGAGTCCAGCCCCATCTCAAGGATGATCTGGAGGGCCCTGAAGCCTCTGCTCATGGGGAAGATCCTGTACACCCCAGATACTCCGGCCACACAGAGAATCATCCACGAG gttaATAAGACCTTCCAGGAGCTCGGCGTGCTGAGGGACCTCGGAGGGATGTGGGAGGAAATGAAGCCCAAAGTTTGGAACTTCATGGAGAACGGCGAGGAAATGGACATGGTCAGG ACGCTGCTCCAGAATAAAGCCAGTGCCGCGTTCTTTAACGCCCAACTCAGCGGGACTGAGTGGCGTGTGTCAGACGTGTCGGCCTTCCTGACGAAGGTCTCGGAGGACCAAAGACCCGCCGGATCCGCCTACACCTGGAGAGACGTCTTCAACGAAACTGACCAGGCCATACAGACCATCTCACGCTTCATGGAG TGTGTGAACCTGGACAAGCTGGAGCCGGTAGCCAACGAGGAGAGACTGGTCAACAAGTCCATGGGTCTCCTAAACAACCAGAAGTTCTGGGCTGGAATCGTGTTTCCCGACATCGCCCGTAGCAACAGCACCGACTTGCCTCCCAATATCAACTATAAGATCCGCATGGACATTGATAATGTTGAGAGGACAAACAAGATTAAAGATGG CTATTGGGACCCCGGTCCCAGGGCGGACCCCTTTGAGGACCTTCGCTACGTCTGGGGCGGATTTTCTTACCTACAGGACGTCATTGAGCATGGAATCATCAGAGCCATCACTGGCACCAAGGAGAAGACGGGCATCTACGTTCAGCAGATGCCCTACCCCTGCTACGTTGATGACAT tttcctGCGGGTGATGAGTCGGTCGATGCCTCTCTTCATGACCCTGGCGTGGATGTACTCGGTAGCCATCATCATCAAGGGCGTGGTCTACGAGAAGGAGGCGCGGCTCAAAGAGACCATGAGGATCATGGGGCTGAACAACGGCATCCTGTGGCTCAGCTGGTTCATCAGCAGTTTGATCCCGCTCCTGATCAGCGCCGGCTTGCTGGTGATGTTATTGAAG ATGGGAAACCTGTTGCCTTACAGTGACCCTGGCGTGGTGTTTCTATTCCTGGGATCCTTCGGTGTCGTAACCATCATGCAGTGCTTCCTCATTAGCACCCTGTTCTCTCGCGCCAACTTGGCAGCCGCCTGCGGTGGCATCATATACTTCACACTCTACCTGCCCTACGTGCTGTGTGTCGCCTGGCAGGACTACGTGGGGTTCGGAGCAAAGATTATGGTG AGTCTGCTGTCTCCTGTGGCGTTCGGTTTCGGCTGCGAGTACTTTGCCCTGTTTGAGGAGCAAGGGGTGGGCATCCAGTGGTCCAACCTGCTGGCCAGCCCTCTGGAGGAGGACAGCTACAACCTGACCACCTCCATCTGCCTCATGCTGTTTGACGCTGTGCTCTACGGAATAATGACCTGGTACATCGAAGCCGTGTTCCCTG GTCAGTATGGGATCCCCAGGCCTTGGTATTTCCCTTTCACTAAGACGTACTGgtgtggagagaaagagaacaccaacctctcagcctctctgtcgAAGAAGGGCAACGCTGAAG CAGTGTGTATTGAAGAGGAGCCAGACCACATTGAGCCAGGTGTCTACATCGAGAATCTGGTGAAGGTCTACAGCCATGGGAACAAGCTGGCTGTAGACGGACTGTCCCTGAGGTTCTATAAGGGACAGATCACCTCCTTCCTCGGCCACAACGGAGCCGGCAAGACCACAACTAT GTCAATCCTGACGGGGTTGTTTCCACCCACATCTGGCACGGCCTATATCCACGGCAAGGACATCCGCAGTGAGCTCAGCACCATCCGGCAGAATCTGGGCGTCTGTCCCCAGCACAACGTACTTTTCAGCAT GCTGACGGTGGAGGAGCACATCTGGTTCTACGCCCGTCTGAAGGGGCTGCCGGAGGAGAAGGTGAAGACCGAGATGGAACAGATCGTGAACGATGTCGGACTGCCTCACAAACGGCACTCTCGCACCAACGCGCTGTCCG GAGGGATGCAGAGGAAGCTGTCAGTGGCCCTGGCTTTTGTTGGGGGCTCAAAGGTTGTGATCCTGGATGAACCTACAGCTGGGGTTGATCCCTACGCACGCAGGGGGATCTGGGACCTGCTGCTGAAATACAGACAAG GCCGCACCATCATCCTGTCCACCCATCACATGGACGAGGCCGACATCCTGGGCGACCGCATCGCCATCATTTCCCACGGCAAGCTGTGCTGCGTGGGCTCCTCGCTCTTCCTGAAGACCCAGCTGGGCACGGGCTACTACCTGACTCTGGTCAAGAGAGACTACGATCTGACGCTCCAGTCCTGCAGGAACTCTGCCAGCACCGTCTCCTACAGCAAGAAGCCCGAGAAG GACAGTGTGTCAGAGAGCAGCTCAGATGCTGGTCTGGGCAGCGAACCCGAGAGTGAAACCACCACTATTG ATGTGTCCCTCATCTCCAACGTGATATTCAAGCATGTCCACGAGGCTCGCCTAGTGGAGGACCTCGGCCACGAGATCACCTACGTTCTGCCCTACCAGTCAGCTAAAGACGGAGCCTTTGTAGAGCTCTTCCACGAGCTGGACGACCGTCTCACCGACCTGGGAATATCCAGCTACGGGATATCTGACACCACCCTGGAGGAG ATTTTCTTGAAAGTGGCTGAGGACAGTGGAGTGGATGCTGTTGAGCTCTCAG ATGGAGTTGTGCCGACCAGGATTCGTCGCCATCACGCGTTTGGAGACCACCAGAGCTGCCTGAAGCCCTTCACCGAAGACGACTTTGATTTCAACGACTCTGAAGGTGACCCAG AATCCCGTGAGACCGACTGGCTCAGTGGAACAGATGGCAAAGGCTCATACCAGGTCAAGGGCTGGAGTCTGAAGAGACAGCAGTTTGTGGCACTACTCTGGAAACGATTCCTCTACGCTCGTCGCTCCAGGAAAGGCTTCTTCGCTCAG ATTGTTCTCCCGgcggtgtttgtgtgtatcGCCCTGGTGTTCAGCCTGATTGTCCCTCCGTTTGGAAAGTACCCAAGTCTGACTCTGGATCCCGGCATGTATGGAGAACAGTTTTCCTTCATCAG TAATGACTTACCTGAGGACCCTCACGTCAACAAACTACTGGGAGCCCTGACTGAAAAACCAGGATTTGGAACGCGCTGCATGGAAGGACAACCCATACC GGACTCTCCCTGTACAGCGGTTGAGGGCGAGTGGTCGCTCCCGCAAGTCTCTGAAAGCGTGAAGGACATTTTCGACAACGGCAACTGGTCCATGGAGAACCCCTCCCCCATGTGTGAGTGCAGCTGTGGAGGACGCAAGAGGATGCTCCCGGAGTGTCCCGCTGGTGCCGGGGGACTTCCACCACCACAG ATGATGATCAGTGACAAAGACACGCTTCAGAATTTGACTAGCAGGAACATCTCAGACTATCTGGTTAAAACCTACGCTCAGATCATTGGCAAGAG tCTGAGGAACAAGATTTGGGTCAACGAGTTCAG ATATGGCGGATTCTCATTGGGCGCCAGGAGTTCTCAGTTCATGGCCCACACAGGTGACGTCGACGATGCGATCGCTCAACTGACGAAACGTTTCCAACTGGAGAGA ggAACCGCAGCGGATCGTTTCTTTAACAGTCTCTCCAGTTTTATACAAGGATTGGACACCAAGAATAACGTCAAg ATCTGGTTCAACAACAAGGGCTGGCACAGCATGGGCTCTTTCCTCAACGTGATGAACAACGGCATCCTGCGCGCCAGCCTGCAGGCCGACCAAGACCCCACCAAGTTTGGCATCACTGCCTCCAATCACCCGCTCAACCTCACCAAGGAGCAGCTGTCGCAGGTCGCACT GATGACGACATCTGTTGACGTGCTGGTTTCCATCTGCGTGATCTTCGCCATGTCCTTTGTCCCGGCCAGTTTTGTGGTCTTCCTCATCCAGGAGAGAGTGAACAAGGCCAAGCACATGCAGTTCATCAGCGGAGTGCAGCCTTTACTGTACTGGCTGGCCAACTTTGTCTGGGATATG TGTAACTACATCGTCCCAGCCACACtggtcatcatcatcttcatctgttTCCAACAAGACGCCTACGTCTCCTCCACCAATCTGCCCGTGCTGGcgctgcttctgctgctctaCGG GTGGTCGATCACCCCTCTGATGTACCCGGCCTCGTTCTTCTTTAAGATCCCCAGCACGGCCTACGTGGTCCTGACCAGCGTCAACATACTGATAGGAATCAACGGCAGCGTCTCCACGTTTGTACTGGAGCTGTTTGGAAGCAat GAAATCGGTGGCATCAACGACATCCTGAAGAACGTGTTCCTCATCTTCCCTCACTTCTGTCTGGGCAGAGGACTAATTGACATGGTGAAGAATCAGGCAATGGCCGACGCTTTGGAGAGATTCG GCGAAAACCGCTTCCGCTCCCCGCTGGCCTGGGACATGGTGGGAAAGAACCTGTTCGCGATGGCCATAGAGGGCCtgatcttcttcatcatcaccgTCCTCATTCAGTACCACTTCTTCTTCAAGGCCAG GTCGTCCACCAGTCACCTGAAGCCGATTGGAGAAGAGGACGAGGATGTGGCCAGAGAGCGACAGAGGATCCTTAGCGGAGGAGGAAAGTCGGACATCCTGGAGCTCAAAGAGCTCACCAAGATTTACAAGAGGAAACAGAAGCCGGCAGTGGACCGGCTGTGTGTCGGCATCCCCCCTGGAGAG TGCTTTGGTTTGCTGGGGGTGAATGGAGCAGGGAAgaccagcacctttaaaatgcTGACAGGAGACTCGGTGGTCACCGGTGGAGAGGCCTACCTGAATGGCAAGAG TGTAACTAAAGAGATAGATGAGGTGCATCAGAACATGGGCTACTGTCCTCAGTTTGACGCCATCAACGACCTGCTGACCGGCAGAGAGCACCTCGAGTTTTACGCCATCCTGAGAGGAGTACCTGAGAAGGAAGTCTGTGAG GTGGCAGAGTGGGGCATCAGGAAGCTGGGCTTGGTCAAATATGTGGACAAGTCAGCAGGCAGCTACAGTGGAGGAAACATGAGGAAACTGTCGACTGCCATCGCTCTCATAGGAGGACCACCTGTCGTCTTTCTG GATGAACCGACGACAGGCATGGATCCTAAAGCACGTCGTGCTCTGTGGAACGCCATCCTGAGCATCATCAAAGAGGGACGATCTGTAGTCCTGACCTCTCACAG CATGGAGGAGTGTGAAGCACTTTGCACCAGAATGGCCATCATGGTCAACGGCAGGTTCCGCTGTCTGGGCAGCGTGCAGCATCTCAAAAACAG GTTTGGTGATGGCTACACCATCATCCTGCGGGTGACCGGCCCCGACCCAGACCTCCGGCCGGTGATGGAGTTCATAGAGCGGGAGCTGCCCGGCAGCACGCTGAAGGAGAAGCACCGCAACATGCTGCAGTACCAGCTGCCTACCTCCCTCACCTCCCTCGCCCGCATCTTCTCCCTGTTCTCTACGAACAAGGAGGCCCTCAGCATAGAGGACTACTCCGTCTCACAGACAACGTTAGACCAA GTGTTTGTAAATTTCGCCAAGGACCAAAGTGACGAGGACCATTTGAAAGATCTGCACAAACGGGACGCTGTGGTAGTGGACATTTCAAAGTTGAACTCTTTCCTCACGGACAACAAGACCAGGGAAAGCTGCGTCTGA